Proteins from a genomic interval of Rosa chinensis cultivar Old Blush chromosome 2, RchiOBHm-V2, whole genome shotgun sequence:
- the LOC112183475 gene encoding GDSL esterase/lipase At5g14450 — MFSAVEKMEMERFLVVSILVTCVLVISVGGEEDASSPSASVSACEFPAIYNFGDSNSDTGGISAAFYAMASPYGETFFHRPAGRASDGRLIIDFIAEKLGVPYLSSYLDSIRSNFRHGANFASGGATIRRQNESWFENGVSPFPLDIQFVQYDQFKARTTTLYNQAKDLSDIQDLPRAEDFSKALYTFDIGQNDLAAGFRKMSTEQFLAEIPDIVNQLATAIRSLYDRGARAFWIHNTGPIGCLGVTLHYIHDPSPPGYLDRHGCVKLQNHMARQFNRLLKQKVIQLRKELPLSAITYVNVFAAKYKLISNAKKLGFFDKTKICCGYHEDYDHVWCGNKGKINGSEIYAGSCEDPSLYISWDGVHYSEAANHWIANQIASGSFSDPPVSIINACHRP, encoded by the exons ATGTTTAGTGCAGTAGAGAAAATGGAGATGGAAAGATTTTTGGTTGTGAGCATTTTGGTAACATGTGTGCTAGTAATCAGTGTGGGAGGTGAAGAAGATGCATCGTCACCTTCGGCTTCAGTTTCGGCTTGTGAGTTTCCAGCAATCTATAACTTTGGAGACTCGAATTCAGATACCGGTGGTATATCCGCTGCATTCTACGCAATGGCATCACCCTACGGTGAAACTTTCTTCCACAGACCAGCTGGAAGGGCCAGTGATGGTCGTCTAATAATAGATTTTATAG CCGAGAAGCTGGGGGTGCCATACCTGAGTTCATATTTGGACTCAATTCGGAGCAATTTCAGACACGGTGCCAATTTTGCTTCAGGAGGAGCAACCATCAGGCGGCAGAATGAGTCATGGTTTGAGAATGGTGTGAGTCCTTTTCCCCTTGACATCCAGTTTGTGCAGTATGATCAGTTCAAGGCGCGTACCACCACTCTTTACAACCAAG CTAAGGATCTTTCTGACATACAAGATCTACCCAGAGCAGAAGACTTCTCAAAGGCTCTTTACACATTCGATATAGGCCAAAATGATCTAGCTGCTGGTTTTCGGAAAATGAGTACCGAGCAATTTCTAGCAGAAATTCCAGACATTGTTAACCAGTTGGCCACAGCCATCCGA AGTTTGTATGACCGAGGGGCAAGGGCATTCTGGATACACAACACTGGTCCAATAGGTTGCTTGGGAGTGACATTACACTACATCCATGACCCGAGCCCTCCCGGATACCTTGATCGCCACGGTTGCGTGAAGTTACAAAACCACATGGCGAGACAGTTCAATAGGCTGCTCAAACAGAAAGTGATCCAACTAAGGAAGGAACTCCCTCTTTCTGCAATAACTTATGTCAATGTCTTTGCTGCTAAGTATAAGCTCATCAGCAATGCAAAGAAGCTTG GTTTTTTCGATAAAACGAAGATCTGCTGTGGATATCATGAAGATTATGACCATGTGTGGTGTGGTAATAAGGGAAAGATAAATGGGAGTGAAATATATGCAGGTTCATGTGAAGATCCTTCCCTGTATATAAGCTGGGATGGCGTGCACTATAGTGAGGCTGCAAATCATTGGATTGCTAATCAGATTGCCAGTGGTTCATTCTCAGATCCACCAGTTTCAATCATAAATGCATGTCATAGGCCTTAA
- the LOC112185307 gene encoding uncharacterized protein LOC112185307, producing MTQSPIALSSPNDPRVEIETEQPTNANFAPSSSYRTKKRHTKDYENVAFVHTNEDILVGQLYPSKKALKLHLGMLVIRKNYEFKVNRSTSDRFEVRCVDPNCKWRLRAIKLQDLAYFEVRKFHNEHSCSLDIIHRDHRQASSSLIGQFVKSKFEGGTSRMYKPRDMIDDARVQLGVNMGYNKAWRAREATLEIARGSPEESFAILPTYCAMLERKNQGTITHIETDEQNHFLYFFMAIGASIRGFHDCMRPVIARDGTFLKGKYFGTMFVAACQDGENQIYHLAFGVVDSENDAMVMVFDKIEGGHWSCRQLGFYI from the coding sequence aTGACTCAAAGTCCAATTGCATTGAGTTCCCCGAATGACCCAAGAGTAGAAATAGAAACTGAGCAACCTACAAATGCTAACTTTGCTCCATCATCTTCTTATCGTACCAAGAAAAGGCATACAAAAGACTATGAGAATGTTGCATTTGTGCACACCAATGAAGATATTCTGGTAGGTCAGTTATACCCGAGTAAGAAAGCCTTGAAACTACATTTGGGTATGCTTGTAATAAGAAAGAAttacgagttcaaagtgaacagATCTACTAGTGATCGGTTTGAAGTTAGGTGTGTGGATCCTAACTGTAAGTGGCGACTCCGTGCAATAAAGCTACAAGACTTGGCATATTTTGAAGTGAGAAAGTTTCATAATGAACATTCTTGTTCGCTGGATATTATTCATCGTGACCATCGACAAGCAAGCAGCTCCCTAATTGGTCAATTTGTCAAGTCAAAGTTTGAGGGAGGAACCTCGCGTATGTACAAACCTAGAGATATGATTGATGATGCGCGTGTCCAACTTGGAGTTAATATGGGCTATAATAAAGCTTGGAGGGCAAGAGAGGCAACATTAGAAATTGCAAGGGGATCACCAGAGGAATCATTTGCTATACTTCCAACATATTGTGCTATGTTAGAGCGCAAAAATCAAGGTACAATAACACACATAGAAACTGATGAACAAAATCACTTTCTATACTTTTTCATGGCAATTGGAGCCTCAATTAGAGGATTTCATGATTGTATGAGGCCTGTGATTGCCAGAGATGGTACATTTTTGAAAGGAAAGTACTTTGGAACCATGTTTGTGGCTGCATGTCAAGATGGAGAGAATCAAATATATCATTTGGCATTTGGGGTGGTAGACTCAGAAAATGATGCCATGGTCATGGTTTTTGACAAAATTGAGGGGGGCCATTGGAGTTGTAGACAACTTGGTTTTTATATCTAA
- the LOC112187126 gene encoding GDSL esterase/lipase At5g14450 has protein sequence MVGMEIWKQLRLLSSGLFLALCVLGVSGGALPSCSFPAIYNFGDSNSDTGGISAAFEPIRAPYGEGFFRKPAGRDSDGRLIIDFIAEHLKLRYLSAYLNSLGTNYGHGANFATGGSTIRRPNETIFEYGISPFSLDMQTAQFLQFKARTADLFRQAKNPSDRSKLPNPQDFAKALYTFDIGQNDLSVGFRKLSFDQLRAEIPDIVNQLATAVRRIYEQGGRAFWIHNTGPIGCLPVNLFYNLNPAPGYVDEHGCVKGQNDMAIEFNRQLKDRVIKLRAELPQAAITYVDAYAAKYGLISNAKNEGFVDPMKVCCGYHVRYDHVWCGNKATVNGSLVYGASCGNPSSSISWDGVHYTQAANQWVANHILNGALSNPSIPITQACHRS, from the exons ATGGTGGGAATGGAGATTTGGAAACAACTACGGCTACTGTCTTCTGGGTTGTTCTTGGCTTTGTGCGTTCTGGGTGTGAGCGGTGGTGCGTTACCATCTTGTTCTTTTCCGGCAATCTACAACTTCGGCGACTCGAACTCCGACACCGGCGGGATCTCAGCCGCATTTGAACCGATTCGGGCACCCTACGGCGAGGGGTTCTTTCGTAAACCAGCTGGAAGGGACTCCGATGGTCGGCTCATCATAGACTTCATAG CTGAGCACCTAAAGTTGCGATACTTGAGTGCATACTTGAACTCGCTGGGAACAAATTACGGGCATGGTGCAAATTTTGCCACCGGAGGATCAACCATTAGAAGGCCGAATGAGACCATTTTCGAGTATGGCATAAGCCCCTTCTCGCTTGATATGCAGACGGCTCAGTTCCTGCAGTTCAAAGCTCGAACAGCTGATCTATTTCGACAAG CCAAGAATCCCTCTGATAGAAGCAAACTTCCAAATCCTCAAGACTTTGCAAAGGCACTCTATACGTTTGATATTGGGCAAAATGATCTCTCTGTTGGTTTTCGAAAGCTAAGCTTTGATCAGCTTCGTGCAGAAATTCCAGACATTGTAAACCAGCTGGCCACAGCAGTCCGA CGTATATATGAACAAGGGGGGAGGGCATTTTGGATACACAACACAGGTCCGATTGGTTGTTTGCCAGTGAATCTGTTCTACAATCTTAATCCCGCACCAGGTTATGTAGACGAACATGGCTGTGTCAAGGGCCAAAATGACATGGCCATAGAATTCAACAGGCAGCTCAAGGACAGAGTCATCAAACTAAGAGCTGAGCTCCCACAAGCTGCAATTACATATGTAGATGCCTATGCTGCTAAGTATGGACTCATCAGCAATGCAAAGAATGAAG GGTTTGTGGATCCAATGAAGGTTTGCTGTGGGTATCATGTGCGATATGACCATGTGTGGTGTGGAAACAAAGCAACTGTAAATGGAAGTCTAGTATATGGTGCTTCATGTGGAAATCCTTCATCTTCTATAAGCTGGGATGGAGTTCACTACACTCAGGCTGCCAATCAGTGGGTTGCTAATCATATACTCAATGGCGCCTTGTCCAACCCATCAATTCCCATTACTCAAGCTTGTCATAGGAGCTAG
- the LOC112187125 gene encoding elongation factor Tu, chloroplastic: protein MASAIGAPPSSKLLFTPSPTTPSLSHPTHLSLSTPKALASKPLFSSSSSSSAAAFDVVVVSPSLRRRRSFTVRMARGKFERKKPHVNIGTIGHVDHGKTTLTAALTMALASMGNSAPKKYDEIDAAPEERARGITINTATVEYETATRHYAHVDCPGHADYVKNMITGAAQMDGAILVVSGADGPMPQTKEHVLLAKQVGVPNVVVFLNKQDQVDDAELLELVELEVRDLLSSYEFPGDDVPVVSGSALLALEALMANPKIKRGENEWVDKIYDLMDCVDDYIPIPQRQTDLPFLLAVEDVFSITGRGTVATGRVERGKVKVGDHVDVVGLRETRNTTVTGVEMFQKTLDEALAGDNVGLLLRGIQKMDIQRGMVVSKPGSITPHTKFEAIVYVLKKEEGGRHSPFFAGYRPQFYMRTTDVTGKVTQILNDNDEVSKMVMPGDRVKMVVELIMPVACEQGMRFAIREGGKTVGAGVIQSIIQ, encoded by the coding sequence ATGGCTTCTGCTATCGGAGCCCCACCCTCTTCAAAACTCCTCTTCACTCCCTCACCCACCACACCCTCACTTTCTCATCCcacccacctttctctctctacaCCCAAAGCCCTAGCATCAAAGCccctcttctcctcctcctcctcctcctccgccgccgcctTCGATGTCGTCGTCGTCTCCCCCTCGCTCCGGAGGCGCCGATCCTTCACCGTCCGGATGGCGCGTGGCAAGTTCGAGCGGAAGAAGCCCCACGTCAACATCGGCACCATCGGCCACGTCGACCACGGCAAGACCACCCTCACCGCCGCCCTCACCATGGCCCTGGCCTCCATGGGGAACAGCGCCCCCAAGAAGTACGACGAGATCGACGCCGCGCCGGAGGAGCGCGCGCGCGGCATCACCATCAACACCGCCACCGTCGAGTACGAGACCGCCACGCGCCACTACGCGCACGTCGACTGCCCCGGCCACGCCGACTATGTCAAGAACATGATCACCGGCGCCGCGCAGATGGACGGCGCCATCCTCGTCGTCTCCGGCGCCGACGGCCCGATGCCGCAGACGAAGGAGCACGTCCTGCTGGCCAAGCAGGTCGGCGTCCCCAATGTGGTGGTGTTCTTGAACAAACAGGACCAGGTGGACGACGCCGAGCTGCTTGAGCTGGTGGAATTGGAGGTCAGGGACTTGTTATCGTCGTATGAATTCCCCGGCGACGATGTTCCGGTGGTTTCGGGTTCGGCATTGCTGGCATTGGAGGCCTTAATGGCGAACCCGAAAATAAAGAGAGGGGAGAATGAATGGGTGGATAAAATTTATGACTTGATGGATTGTGTGGATGACTATATTCCAATTCCGCAGAGGCAGACTGATCTGCCGTTTCTGTTGGCCGTTGAGGATGTGTTTTCGATCACAGGACGTGGCACGGTGGCCACGGGGCGGGTGGAGAGAGGTAAAGTGAAGGTTGGGGACCATGTGGATGTAGTGGGATTGAGAGAGACTAGGAATACAACTGTCACCGGAGTTGAAATGTTTCAGAAAACACTTGATGAGGCACTTGCTGGTGACAATGTAGGGCTTTTGCTGAGGGGTATTCAGAAGATGGATATTCAGAGAGGGATGGTGGTTTCTAAGCCGGGTAGCATCACACCTCACACCAAGTTTGAGGCGATTGTGTATGTGTTGAAGAAGGAAGAGGGTGGGAGGCATTCGCCGTTCTTTGCAGGGTATAGGCCTCAGTTTTACATGAGGACTACTGATGTGACCGGTAAGGTGACGCAGATTTTGAATGACAATGATGAGGTGTCGAAGATGGTTATGCCCGGAGACAGAGTGAAGATGGTGGTGGAGCTTATAATGCCGGTGGCTTGTGAGCAAGGGATGAGATTTGCGATTAGGGAAGGTGGCAAGACTGTTGGGGCTGGTGTCATTCAGTCTATTATTCAGTGA